The DNA window GTGCAGGCCAATAAGTGCACAAGCGGGAGCATTTTTAGCTCACACAAGGGTGAGGGTAGTGTAATCATTTCATGTCTGTTGTGTCTAGGCATTTATTGTGTCATACTGacaaggttctttttccctctattATAATATAAGAATCGTTTTTCCCCATCTTGAAATATCAACATGTATCCTTCAACAACCGAATGGAAAGATCTTTGATCAATTAAGGTTATAGCTTACACTTACCTAAGGTAAACTTGGCATTGGACCTCATAGCAACAACGCCCATTTTTCTTGCCCATGGTATAAGTCCTTGATGACAGCTGCGCTAGCAGGTACTACGAGCCCTTTATCACACACATCTAACCATAGCTCACATTGTTCATCGGTTCGGTCAAAAAACTTTTATTTGTTGAAGTAGAGTATAGTGCAATTTAGCCACCAAACGAGAAACgtctcttcttttgtttcagTTTATTCACTAATCTGAAACAAAACCATTGTTTTCTTAGGGGGTGACAACGTTCTTGAATTCAATTTATCCGAACCGAATACATAGTAGGGCAACAAAGTCATTTCATATGAATAGAGAAAAGATAGACAGCTTGTATGATGAGCCTTTTCCCAATCACTAATTTGTGAAATCCTATAGAAATTATTACCATTATAAGATCCCTTAAAAAATATCCTCACTTATTTTTTGTACCGCATCCTATTAAatatttaattcattaattgaTTGTTCACCAAATAGTAGGTTTTCTTTTCGATGGACAACAAATAAGTTAAGGGGAAATAATGCTACCCTACATAGTGTTGCGTACATTCAGACTTCGCACATGAGGAAGTAGAATCAGGCTATCAAAAGATGGGATACACAACACTATTAAAATAGGGGCAGCCAGTTCAACCCCTGATTAGGTGGGCCTAAGCAGAGCCCAGCCGCCCAACCCAACATCAAAAGCTCATTCAAGTTGGCCTGGGCTTAGCATTGAATGTTAAAACCCAATCAGATCCAATATATAATGGGTAATTTAAAACGCCACCCCCTAAAGagtgccactattataagaacaccccctctatttcaccaaattagactcagacccccctactgtcagtcatcgttaaggaatataccttatatgctgatgtcaactactatattttattttaaataccaaaatgcccttactaaatgtgaagtaactaaaatacccatgtaacACGTCTCATCCCAAATCGACCAAATCGAGACTTAATTTACATTTCTCCCAAATTTATCACCGGCAATCGTTCAAAGCACCGAAGATCACGGTGGCAGTGGCATCGGTGACGGACGGCAACAACCAGCAGCGAATCTCAACCGTAACCCCTTGCGTTTCTTCCCTGTAGGTGAAACCCCTCATCATGCTCTCATTCCCAGTCTATGCCGTGGCCGAAATCATAGAAGAAGAGCAGGATTCAATCTCGTCGGAAAGTTTTCTGTCTCCGACGGTGCAAGATTTATTAACAGTGGCAAGTTCTTTGTCACCGACAATGAAAAATTTTATAATGTCGTCAAGTTCACCAGTATCGATAATGTAGGATTTAACAACACCGGCAAGTTTCCAAGCTCCAGTGAACGTGAGTTCAATATTCATAAAAGCACGGGAAACACCATGCTCATCGCAGGCACAAGAAATGGCAGGGGAAGAAAGTAAGGAACGAGGACTCAGATTGGGGCGTCAGTAATTCTTCCTTATTATACGCCTCTGTTTGATGTTTGATCTTACGCCGGTGACTTTCAGTTTCATTTCGAACCAATTGATTCAATTTTCGGTTAAagatccatttttcttttcctatactTGCGGTATATCCATGTTTGTGAATTTAAAGAGGTAAAATTTCAACTAATTCAATACAATTCAGATATTGAATAGGTTATTTCGCTCAAAATCAAGAGTGGCTTTAAAGTGGTAAAATTTCGACTACTTCAAAACTTTATCACAAAAAGCATAGTTcaccaatttttattttggtgctttctctagATTATGTTGGCAATATCGAAGTCGTGTCGCCATTCGGTGGTAAAGTTGAGATGAGCATGGCCATGTGTGATGCCAAGACGCTTTATGAAGCAATGGAGAGTGGTGAATCCCTTGATTAGAAGACTATGATATCCCTTCCAAGCCATCGGAAAAGACTTTTCAGTTATTAAATGCATCCAATATCCTGTCAAGCACTTCGTAAAGCAACTACGAAGAACATTGCAGAATGGTGATCCAAAGAGGTTCGTATTCAAATAGTCATTAAGCATATCCTGGAGTGGAATTACTACCAAGGGGAAGGTGGTGGGGTTGGCGGTGAcagtggtggtggaggtgcaGTGGTTTTGCCGATGGCAAGCCAACATTGGTGAGTATAGGTAGGGGTAAAGAGGACTTGGGTAGTGAATagggtataacggtcattttaactcttcattTAACAGTGATTGacagtagggggtctgagtctaatttggtgaaacagagaggatggtcttataattgtgacattctccagggggtgacgctgtaaattacccatataTAATTTACATATTATCAAGGGAAATTGTTACAACAAGATTAGCTTAACCCTAACAACAGCATTATTAGCATTAATCTACAATCTTAAGTCCTAATTCCAAACTGCCCTAATTACATTTACAGCACAAGATTTCTTACGGGTATGGTGGTGGTTTCGACCCGGTAATAGAAGATTGCCATTCGTAACGTTACTAATGCTGCTCTATAAATCACAACATGTTGCCCTAGAAGTAGAAGCAATCCGCTATCATCCAGACCTGGAGAAAGCTTCGCTTCTCTTCACTGTCGCCACTTACTAAAACCCTTTTCCTCTTTACATTTCCATCTACTTATCGATCGCCTAAAGTGTTAGCAGAATCTCTGTAGGTTTGATCTTGTAACTTGTGTTAATTTCCATTTGGAGTACCTTAGCTCTTTCCTGTTCCGTTACTGATCTAGTGGAATTTTATAGTTTTTGATTCATTTCGATTTATTTGACGCAGTCAGAGGAGATTTAGTGCTTAGTTAAGATGTCTGACGAAGAAacgaaggaggagaaggagctAGATCTCAGTTCTCCTGAAGTTGTTACCAAATATAAGAGTGCTGCTGAGATCGTCAATAGTTAGcatctctctctatcttctttgttaacttgatgttttaggttttgtgATTGATAGATTTAGAAGTAACGACTATTAGATAATTTGTGTAGCatgttattaaattttttatctcTAATCAGttattattttcatcttttttaattGGTGCATCGTTCATTGGATTTAGTGCTTGACGAATTTTAGAAATGTAAAACTTGCAGAGGCGTTGCAGTTAGTATTGTCGGAATGCAAACCAAACGTTAAGGTCGTAGATGTATGTGAGAAGGGCGACGCCTTTATCAGAGAGTAAGATTTCTAATCTAACCCCTTTTCGTTGCCTGTTCATGGTTAAGTTTGTATTTTTTCATAGTTGTATTGTTTATTGTTACTTGTGGTTATACTGAAGAGGTTCAATGATACTGAGCGGTTGACGGTGCCCATACAGGCAATCCGGAAATATGTACAAGAacgtgaagaagaagatcgagAGGGGTGTTGCCTTCCCGACATGCATCTCCATTAACAACACAGTTTGTCATTTCTCCCCTCTCGCCAGTGATGAGACGGTTCTGCAAGAAGGTGATATGTTGAAGATGTAAGTTTTTTTCCGCATTCTGTTGTATGTTAGCGTTGTCTAATTTATTGAGAATGGAAAGTAGATGAAGCATTTTTTGGTTTATTGCAGTGATATGGGATGTCACATAGATGGGTTTATTGCTATAGTTGCTCACACTCATGTCCTACAAGAAGGGCCAGTGACTGGGAGGGCAGGGGATGTCATTGCAGCTGCCAATACTGCTGCTGAAGTTGCTCTACGGCTTGTGAGACCAGGAAAAAACGTAAGAACTGATTCATGTTTGGAGAGCAAGTttagttttatttgtttatttatccATTTATTCTTTGCCCCAGGTGCTTTATTGGgttaaatattttcttaatgatAAGAATGTTCTGTTTGCACCTTATAGATATGCCAGTAACCCACTAGAGCTTCATAATCTGAGCTTtaatatgaaatgaaaaaaaaattggctggTTATCTATGAAATAGCATTAAAGGAGCTTTAACCTAATAAATAGGTTAACTGCATATTTTCTCTGTTTTGCTTAGGTTGTTTAACTGTGTGTTGTCTCTGTGTTGTTATCTCTGCTGTTTCAGAATTTTCCCCTGCCTTGCTAATGATGTGACATTGGGCTTTGAACCCTTAAGTACCCTTCACAGCTGTCGGTTTTAGGAATATATATTGGTTATTGTTTTCTGTTCTTGATTCAATGCCTGTGTAGAGCTTTTTCATGGTTTCCCTTGTAGAGGAATAATCAAGCTACTCTCTTCCATTGCCATGGCATAAAGTGGTTTAAGAAGTATAGTTTCTCAGTGAAAACTAGTTTTTATCACGACATTGTTGTGCTTGATTTTGTGGATTTACGTGAGTCTCATGACAAGTTAATATCAATCTTTTTGGTTCTGTTAATCTCAacatttttggtttctttgttcATCAGTTCGCAATGTCTTTCACAATTTGCAGAACATCATTGATGATAACAATTAATGAGAGCTGAACAGATTATTGGATGGCTCTTTAATGAATACAAATTGCCACTGGGCGGCTTAATTATCAAATTTGCTGTAAATCCAATAATTTCATTTTGTTCATTTCAGATTAGAAAATGACTGATTTGGTCGAGCAAAGTTGGGGACCTCAGTAATTACAGGGGCATCTTGTCCTCTGCCTTTTACTCTCTAGCTTTTATATTATAGGATTTTTTAAGGACATGATTTGTCTAAGTGACGAAAACTGATTAAAAGCTATGGGAGCAAGCTCTAAAGCATGCCCCAAATGAGGCTCTAGTCATAGTTACACCGATAGGCTGTCATGTTCCTTTGTCATTTTttgtttcgatttttttttcttcttctagttctcATCTTCAAGGTGCcatttctcctttattttttgtattgtCCTTCttctcatcatctttctctaatACACTGAATATCAATCTCATTAATTGGAGATATTGTTTCTAGCCTTCAAATCTGACTTCTGAATTCTGTCCGCATCGTAGTTAACGCTATTTCTGAAATTGGATCATCAATATCTACCTTATTTTTCTCAGTTCTTGAAGTTGTCTTGAAATATAAGCAGCCTAGAAATCATCTATCAGATCTGCtcagattttcaattttttagttCAATTGATAGGCCTGACGAAGCTGTTTGCTAGACCAGAACTTACTATTCTGACCTAAGATATCTGAATTCTCTCCCGTCATTCTTTTAATATGTCAAAATATGTGTCTATCAATTCTAAATAGATCCTGGTTATAATTGTATTTCTTGCTTCTAGATATATTCCAGAACCTGAAACTACTTCAGGGAAGTTTAAGTTAATTTTacagttttcctttttctttcctaatcCACTCCCCCCCAGAAAATTAAAGAGAGTTTAGGCACTGTTTTGTCCAGTTAGGAAATGCATGTTTCAGACATGCTTCTTTCCACGAGTCAGGTTATCATTCTCTCCCCCGCCCTCCTGGCcccccaagaaaataaaaattaggcttacagtttaattttttttttttttttgctgttaaAAAGTGATTTGTGTCCATTTATGGTCCTTTCCATGGTAGTTGTACAATTTACTAAGGGCATTTAGTTTTAATTGTTGAGTTGCACCATTGTTTTAAATTATTCATGTTAGGGTCGAGTCTTGGTAGGTGATATATAGAATAGAAAAATGGAAGGTGTTTTTAGTTGTGTTGTGTCTTGCTTGCAATTTAATCTGATGTGGTACCACTGGTATGATTTTGTTGTTTATACATCTTAGTTTTTACATATGCACTAATTTCTCAGATTTGTCACTTGTTTTTCTTTGCACTGACCACACATACAATTTGacaaaaatttatatatttccggttttttcttttctcaaactGAGAGGATTTGCCAGCATTATCATATGTGATTGATGGCCCTTATGATGAGTACTTGTTCTAAGCCATGGGTCACACCCAAGTGAAGCTTTTGTCATAGTTACTCTGATTGGGGAATGGctctttcaatttttattttttatttttaattagtgATGGTTTTCATCTATGTTCTAGTTTTGTACTCGAAAGTGTTTGATAGTTCACATTATTTTATAATAGAAAGTAATGACATTTGgagtaaaaataatttttaaagtgcaatTTCTTGCAAGTTGGAAAAGGCAACTTTGCCAAGGTGATCAACTGTGAATTGGTTACCTCTTTTTCCCTGTTGCCTATATTGTGCTTGGCTACAGTTTGGTTCGTTACTTTTTGGGTCAATCCGGCTCGGTTGATTGATACATGTAGCCCCTACTCAGCCaatatttcctttcctttacCTAATCAAGGCATTGCTTCACATGTTAATATGGGTACTTATTTTTCATGTAGTGTTCTCCCCTTGTTTGGATGGGTGAAAATTGTGAAAACTGTAATAGATGGATGTTGTCtagtctttattttttaatttttttaaaaggaaattCTCTCGCACCCCTGTTTCGTAGGGGTATACAGAATCGTGATAGACCAAAAAATTTGTCTTCTGAATGCTCTACTGATTTCTTTAGTGGACATGATTTCTCTAAATGATGAAGACTTTAAAAATGCTATGGAGAAATCTCCAATGAAGCTTCATTTGTCATAGTTACACTGATAGAGCATCATGTACCTCTACATCTCAATTTTATACGAGACATTCAACTGTTATCTTTTTCCCTTGTTTTGTGTTATTTGTCAAGAATAAAACTCTTGAGTGGCTGGCTCTAGTTGGTACTATGACATTGTGTTTCTGGTATTCATATTCTTTGAGTTGCTGGCTTTAGTTGGTCCTTGATTATATTAAGTTCCTGATTTCTTATTCTTTCCATGGATTATGTTGAGAATTAAGAGTTGAGATAATATCTCTCTTTAGCACAAAGCAGTGGAAGGCGTCATGTTTTCTGAGGCTCTAGTTGGTCCTACTAttcagagattttttttttcggtgggTGGGGGGTTCAGTTGTAGTAAGTGATGTTTTTGTGGTgagaatgtgtgtgtgtgtatatgcaAGTAGATGGGATATCCTAGATAATGAATATACCGAGGAGCTGTCGACCGACATCCAAGTGTGGCTTTTACCTTAGTTACTCGGATAGGAACGAGTTGTGCAGCTTGTTCCTTCACAGATTTTTAGTATGAGAAACCTGAGTGGCTAAATGCAGGGTAAGGTTGGTAAGGGGGGGAGGTTCAGTTGTAATTAGTGATGTTTTTGTGGTgagaatgtgtgtgtgtgtgtgtgtgtgtgcatatatatatgcaaGTAGATGGGATGCCCTAGATAATGAATATACCGAGGAGCTGTCGACCGACATCCAAGTGTGGCTTTTACCTTAGTTACTCGGATAGGAACGAGTTGTGCCTTGTGCCTTCACAGATTTTTAGCATGAGAAACCTGAGTGGCTAAATGCAGGGTAAGGTTGTCATACTCTCTGGTTAGAGCTTGCTTCCATTTCCTAGGATGCATGTCTCCATGGTGGATGGATATTTAACAAGAAGCTGCACTTGTCTGTTTCTGTTCTTGAACTGCTAGTGTATTCAAGTAGTCTACTTATGATGGGTCCATATGGAGgagaaggtatttctcaagGAGTTCAATTGCATCCCTCTTCTCATGTTTCCTATACTAGGTCTTATCTTGGGTGCATGGTTGATCTACTTCTGTTTCGATTGACACTACTGTTAAACAATGGAAGAGTTGGTTTGGGTTCTGCATAAATGAAGTTGATGCAAAAAAATTTCAGCACAGTCCCCTTTCCTTTTTATGGTTGGGTAATGGGATTGAAACAAAAGTCATGTTGGATATGCTCCAAACAGTGATGGTGATGGTAAAAACAAATAATTGTAAGAGGTTCAGAAGGCATTCTTACACTGGCTTAAAAGAGGCAACTTTGCCGAGGTAatcaatttatttttggtttcctcctTTCCTTGTTGCCTATAACATATTTGGCTACTATGCTTGGGGTTGATCAATTATCTTGTTGTCAAATCTCACTCATTTGTAGCCAACATGTCCTCTGTCAAAGCATTCTTCTGTTCAGAAGGGTCTTCTATTTCACAACTAAACTTTCTTTTGATGTCTTGCTCTTTTTTGGGATGGGGttcttttaagatttttttggagggggtggTCATAAGGAATTTTTTTGATGAGTCTTCTACAAAGAGATGCCTTAGTGGCTATTTTTGTAACTATTAATggattgaaataaaaatcattttggACATTCTCCATAAACTGTTGATcgtaaaaaacaaataatgacGAGAAGTAGTTCAGAAGGCATTCTTGCACAGCCTTAAAAGAAGGCAACTTTGCCGAGGTGatcaatttatttttggtttcctcctTTCCTTGTTGCCTATATCATATTTGGCTACAATGCTTGGGGTTGACCAATTATCTTTTTGTCGATTCTCACTCATTTGTAGCCAACATGTCCTGTCAAAGCAATGTTCTTTCAGTTCAGAAGGGTCTTCTATTTGTCAACTAATATCTCTATTTTGCGGTGTGGGGGGGGGATTTGGTTCTTATAAGAAACTTTTTTGACAGTCTTATACAAGCAATGCCTTAGTGGCTATTTGCGGAACTATTAATggattgaaataaaaatcatgttggACATTCTCCATAAACTGTTGATAGTCAAAGCAATGTTCTTTCAGTTCAGAAGGGTCTTCTATTTGTCAACTAATATCTCTACGTTGcggtgttggggggggggtgttggttcttataagaaatttttttgacaGTCTTATACAAGCGATGCCTTAATGGCTATTTGCGGAACTATTAATggattgaaataaaaatcatgttggACATGCTCCATATACTGTTGTTAATAGTGAAAAACAATTAATGACAAGGGAGTTCAGAAGGCATTCTTGCACAGATTTAAAAGAAGGCAACTTTGCCGAGGTGatcaatttatttttggtttcctcctTTCCTTGTTGCCTATAACATATTCGGCTACAATGCTTGGGGTTGAGCAATTATCTTTTTGTTGATTCTCACTCATTTGTGGCCAACATTTCCTGTCAAAGCATTGTTCCTTCTGTTCAGAAGGGTCTTTTATTCTTCAACAGAATTTTCTTTTAGATATCACATGCTTGATGTCTTGCTTTTTTTGGGGCAGGGGgttttctaagaattttttttttaccagttTTGTACAAAGAGGTGCCACAGTGGCTGTTTGGGGAACGAACTACACTATTGAACTGAGTACATTCTGTGTGAGTATTTTAGGCCTGGGAAAAGGCACTTGTGAAATGGTGTGGATCATGTCTTGAGCCAAAATTACTTGCAACATGTTATAATTATCTTCTATTACCTGATGGCAGTTAGATCATGGTTACTCTGATATACTGACAAATTCTATATCCCATGTTTATTCTTGTAATAAAGTCTACATGCTTTGTAAGTAACTATGAGCAAGTTAAACAACTGATCCTATGGTAGATTTGTCCTTGACTTGTGCCTCTAGCATGATGCTCCTGGTTAGTAACCATAATGAGAACAGTTTTCTGACAAGGTGCAGTAGGCCCAGGCAAGACCAGTGTGCATAGCAAATAGTGTCTCCCTCCTGTGAGTAGACTGTTGATAAGGAAGTTGATATTTCCTTTGGCTTATTTTTCTAGGTGGtcattgtttcctttttttgtggTAGTTCCGTTGGCTTATCCAGTGGGTCTATAACTACTGAGCAAATGTGGAATGAGGGCATCTTTGAAAGGAGAGTTAATTTATGATAAGGGTAGGTTACCTAGAATGGATTGTCTATCCAGAAGTGTTTCCTTATAATGAGATGGTGTTGGTCGAGTAAATGTTTTACTGTCCCAGTGGAGGtgaaaggcatataattattaattaaggtTTCTCTGTCTCAAAATAAGTAATCAAACAGGAAGGTACTCAATCTCATGAGTGGAAGCTGGTTATTGGAACTTCAGCTAGTTGTGAGATGGATCATAAGACACAATTCTTGCTCTTGAGTAATGTCTGGCATAAAGGAACGCTTGCTTTCATTCTCAACCAAGACTTTTTGATCATTTGACTCGTTGAGGTAGATTGCCCAATGTTCACATCTGACAGAGAAGTAATTATTTTCTGAAAGAAATTTTAAGGTTATTGAAACTAAGATAAGCTCATTTCTTGTGGAGTGACTATTTTCCCACGTATTATTGTGTCATTTTCTGCATTGATTGGGTGAATGGGTTTGCTTGTTTGCTATTAGGATTCTTATGCACTATATGAGTTCTTTTAACATTTATTGTTAATATCATTATTACTATAGTTAGTTGTTGTATTGTACCATGACAAATTGCTAAAGCATGAATTTGTCAATTCACTAGTGTTTCCGACTTTGAGCAGAATAAAGATGTTGCAGAAGCTATTCAGAAGGTTGCTGCTGCTTATGACTGCAAGATTGTTGAAGGTGTTCTCAGTCATCAGCTAAAGCAGTTTGTGATCGATGGGAACAAAGTCATATTAAGTATTTCCAGCCCTGATACAAGAGTTGATGATGCTGAATTTGAGGAGAATGAAGTCTATGCAATTGATATAGTGACCAGCACTGGTGAGGGAAAGGTAAGTGAGCTGCTGTTAACCATACAGCAGTCTTGTGCTCTGATGAACTGTAGCTTAATTGTGGTATGATTTCCTTGCCAAATTACAGCCTAAGTTGTTGGATGAGAGGCAAACTACTATTTACAAGAGAGCTGTGGACAAGAATTATCACTTGAAAATGAAATCATCGAGGTTCATCTTTAGTGAAATAAGTCAGAAGTTCCCCATCATGCCCTTTTCAGCAAGGTTTGTGACCTTATCTCCTTTTTTACTTGTAATTTGATGCCTTTTTGTCATAGTAACATAGTATATTTCCTTTTCTCTACTAGG is part of the Macadamia integrifolia cultivar HAES 741 chromosome 9, SCU_Mint_v3, whole genome shotgun sequence genome and encodes:
- the LOC122090012 gene encoding ERBB-3 BINDING PROTEIN 1, producing the protein MSDEETKEEKELDLSSPEVVTKYKSAAEIVNKALQLVLSECKPNVKVVDVCEKGDAFIREQSGNMYKNVKKKIERGVAFPTCISINNTVCHFSPLASDETVLQEGDMLKIDMGCHIDGFIAIVAHTHVLQEGPVTGRAGDVIAAANTAAEVALRLVRPGKNNKDVAEAIQKVAAAYDCKIVEGVLSHQLKQFVIDGNKVILSISSPDTRVDDAEFEENEVYAIDIVTSTGEGKPKLLDERQTTIYKRAVDKNYHLKMKSSRFIFSEISQKFPIMPFSARALEEKRARLGLVECVNHDLLQPYPVLHEKPGDYVAHIKFTVLLMPNGSDRITSHALQELQPAKTIDDPEIKAWLALGTKTKKKGGGKKKKGKKGDKADESGEPEAMDATTNGGASQE